The Candidatus Bathyarchaeia archaeon genome window below encodes:
- a CDS encoding DNA primase large subunit PriL → MLNKLDRLSSYIAKYPFTRDGYDYVGDFGIKLEELADGDYEPILRRAVSRVRQAVLGRITESEDVSDEIEILSFPLAVLIAGKVGDPYLRRRYALAEAKKASAHLESEPCEVFLKVAESFGWEVNLTNPDRPSEVKLWFTDYLRNASRFNEDRWKLVNRRLDSGEVYVTLKEASRLMEEEIRRHIENKLEAAMSAKLPEYLERAIGEVSSFFKENVKQAPSVEISGSLNVEAFPPCMSSLYRELLTGKDLSHMGRFTLTAFLLKIGMGVEDLVKLYSMATDFDEKMTRYQVQHIAGMTRSRTSYKPLSCGKMRTHNLCKEVTGGCFKVRSPLTFYAIKLRELEKGAKRHKE, encoded by the coding sequence ATGTTGAACAAGTTGGACCGCCTCTCATCGTATATCGCCAAGTATCCTTTCACGAGGGATGGATATGATTACGTTGGGGATTTTGGAATAAAACTCGAAGAATTGGCGGATGGAGACTACGAGCCTATTCTAAGGAGAGCTGTCTCCAGGGTCCGACAAGCTGTCTTGGGTAGAATCACAGAATCCGAAGATGTCAGCGACGAGATAGAGATCCTATCCTTCCCCCTAGCGGTGTTGATCGCTGGAAAGGTAGGGGACCCCTACCTACGCAGACGCTACGCTTTGGCTGAAGCGAAGAAAGCCTCTGCGCATCTAGAAAGCGAGCCTTGCGAGGTGTTTCTCAAGGTAGCAGAAAGCTTTGGGTGGGAGGTCAACTTAACCAACCCGGATCGGCCCAGTGAGGTCAAACTTTGGTTCACAGACTATCTTAGAAATGCCTCAAGGTTCAATGAGGATCGGTGGAAACTGGTTAACAGGCGGTTGGATAGTGGTGAGGTGTACGTTACACTAAAGGAGGCATCTAGGCTGATGGAAGAGGAGATTAGACGGCACATCGAGAATAAACTCGAGGCGGCAATGTCGGCGAAGTTGCCTGAATACTTAGAGAGAGCCATAGGGGAGGTTAGTTCGTTTTTTAAAGAGAATGTCAAGCAAGCGCCTTCAGTTGAAATCTCGGGTAGTCTAAATGTTGAAGCCTTTCCACCCTGTATGTCCTCCCTTTACAGGGAGTTGCTGACAGGCAAAGATCTATCACACATGGGTAGATTCACCTTGACAGCGTTCCTACTCAAAATTGGTATGGGTGTTGAGGATTTGGTAAAACTATATTCGATGGCAACGGACTTCGATGAGAAGATGACACGGTATCAAGTTCAACACATCGCTGGCATGACCAGAAGCCGCACCAGTTATAAACCTTTAAGCTGTGGTAAAATGCGTACCCACAACCTCTGTAAAGAGGTTACGGGGGGCTGCTTCAAAGTTAGAAGCCCCCTAACTTTTTACGCAATAAAGCTTAGGGAACTAGAAAAAGGCGCCAAAAGACATAAGGAGTGA
- the pcn gene encoding proliferating cell nuclear antigen (pcna), whose protein sequence is MFKIVVSDAKTWKNYMSAIATLVEEATFDIKPEGISLRAMDPSHVAMVDFELPAQTFQEYVCDEPVRPKLCIDVGDVLKLMRRVESGETLELTHDPERGHLSMKLRGKYVRRFSLPLLQPATSDIPVPKLSFDAKIKMDADCLNDAISDIGGVSEQVRFEANPDRFTMTGLSETGNIVVEFEKSNEAVLEFGVQTEVKALYGVSFLQDIIRAGTSTSKIVTVEFSTDKPVRLDFELPLKGKLTYYLAPRLE, encoded by the coding sequence ATGTTTAAAATAGTCGTCTCGGATGCCAAGACTTGGAAGAATTATATGTCAGCCATCGCCACTTTGGTGGAGGAAGCAACATTCGACATAAAACCGGAGGGGATATCCCTCCGTGCTATGGATCCCTCACACGTTGCAATGGTTGACTTTGAGCTACCAGCCCAAACCTTTCAAGAGTATGTTTGCGACGAGCCTGTGAGACCGAAACTCTGCATAGATGTTGGCGACGTGTTAAAATTGATGCGGAGAGTAGAGAGTGGGGAGACATTAGAGTTAACCCATGACCCTGAGAGGGGGCATCTGTCTATGAAGCTTCGTGGGAAATATGTCCGCCGCTTCTCATTGCCTCTACTCCAACCGGCAACCTCAGATATACCGGTCCCTAAACTGTCTTTCGACGCCAAGATTAAGATGGACGCCGACTGTCTCAATGACGCCATCTCCGACATCGGTGGGGTCAGTGAGCAGGTAAGATTTGAGGCTAACCCCGACAGGTTTACAATGACTGGCCTAAGCGAGACTGGGAATATTGTTGTGGAGTTTGAGAAGTCGAATGAGGCAGTTCTCGAGTTCGGTGTGCAGACTGAGGTTAAGGCTCTATATGGTGTTTCATTCCTTCAGGACATTATTAGGGCTGGGACTTCCACGTCCAAGATAGTCACAGTAGAGTTCTCAACCGATAAACCAGTCAGGTTAGACTTTGAGCTACCCCTAAAAGGTAAGCTAACCTACTACCTAGCCCCACGACTGGAGTAA
- a CDS encoding nicotinate phosphoribosyltransferase: MKLFHTATDEEVKAGETTDVYFIRTREILKAKGLSGVRVVAEVTSGELPAGWPWAILCGIEEVAHLFEGFPVDVYAPPEGSVIYPTDHYGVKVPHLVVEGAYGDFCHLETPMLGFLCQASGAATMAARIRKIVGDKLLISFGIRRMHPALCPMIDRAAYIGGFDGASSLAGAKIIGRTPTGTMPHALIIAFGDQVEAWKAFDEIVDPKVPRVALVDTYYDEKTEAVMAADALGSRLYGVRLDTPKTRRGNFADIIREVRWELDIRGYKNVKIIVSGGIDDKNIKPLCDAGADGFGVGTSISGAPTIDFAFDIVEREGKPAAKRGKLGGKKEVWRCPNCLRDIVCWAGVQQPRCPCCLSEMEPLLKPLIKGGRIVGELPKPDEIRSFVLDQLRRVNL, translated from the coding sequence GTGAAGCTCTTCCACACAGCAACGGATGAGGAAGTAAAGGCGGGAGAGACTACTGACGTATATTTCATCAGAACTAGAGAAATCCTCAAAGCAAAAGGGCTCAGCGGGGTTAGAGTTGTAGCTGAAGTTACTTCAGGTGAGCTGCCAGCTGGGTGGCCATGGGCAATTCTCTGCGGTATCGAAGAGGTAGCCCACCTTTTTGAGGGATTCCCAGTAGACGTATATGCCCCTCCTGAGGGGAGCGTCATCTATCCCACGGATCACTACGGTGTGAAAGTGCCTCATCTGGTGGTTGAAGGCGCATACGGAGATTTCTGCCACCTAGAGACCCCGATGCTTGGATTCTTATGCCAAGCCTCTGGAGCCGCAACGATGGCCGCCAGAATCAGGAAGATAGTTGGCGACAAACTGCTAATCTCCTTTGGGATCAGGAGGATGCACCCTGCACTATGCCCGATGATAGACAGGGCTGCATACATCGGAGGTTTTGACGGGGCGTCTAGTCTTGCTGGGGCGAAGATCATAGGCAGGACACCGACGGGGACCATGCCTCATGCCCTCATAATAGCCTTCGGTGACCAAGTTGAGGCTTGGAAGGCTTTCGACGAGATTGTAGACCCTAAAGTTCCCCGTGTAGCGTTAGTGGATACCTACTATGACGAGAAGACTGAGGCTGTAATGGCGGCTGATGCTCTTGGGAGCAGACTTTATGGTGTGAGGCTGGATACCCCGAAGACTAGGAGAGGCAACTTTGCCGACATAATCCGGGAGGTAAGATGGGAACTTGATATCCGAGGCTACAAGAATGTTAAGATAATAGTTTCAGGTGGCATCGATGACAAGAACATAAAGCCATTATGTGATGCGGGAGCTGACGGCTTCGGGGTAGGAACCTCCATAAGTGGGGCGCCAACAATAGACTTTGCATTCGACATCGTTGAGAGAGAAGGCAAACCCGCGGCGAAACGCGGTAAACTCGGGGGCAAGAAGGAAGTTTGGAGGTGCCCCAACTGCCTTAGGGACATAGTGTGCTGGGCTGGCGTGCAACAGCCTAGATGCCCATGCTGCCTATCCGAGATGGAGCCATTATTGAAACCCCTAATAAAAGGCGGGAGGATCGTCGGCGAACTACCCAAGCCAGACGAGATAAGGAGTTTCGTACTCGACCAATTGCGGCGGGTCAATCTGTGA
- a CDS encoding transcription factor S yields MAVSSALGSARMEFCPKCGMRLTMAVTDKVSLKCPNCGYKATKKSTLPVVAKVDRSSVEAKEPIVIVSEKEAKLKTLPTEKAECPKCGNMLAYVWLVQTRGADESSTQFFRCTRCGETWREYS; encoded by the coding sequence GTGGCTGTTTCATCAGCTTTGGGGTCTGCGAGGATGGAATTTTGCCCAAAATGCGGAATGCGGTTAACTATGGCTGTCACCGATAAGGTTTCGTTGAAATGTCCAAATTGCGGATATAAAGCAACCAAAAAGAGCACTTTACCAGTTGTGGCCAAGGTTGATCGGTCTTCCGTAGAGGCGAAAGAACCCATAGTAATCGTAAGTGAGAAAGAGGCCAAGTTGAAGACTCTGCCTACGGAAAAAGCTGAGTGCCCTAAATGTGGTAACATGTTAGCTTACGTATGGCTCGTTCAAACTAGGGGCGCCGACGAATCTTCCACACAGTTCTTCAGGTGTACACGCTGTGGTGAGACGTGGCGTGAGTACTCTTGA